The DNA sequence CGTCTTGGCGTCCCTGTTTATGGTGTGCACTTAGAAGAGAAGGAGATGCCTCTACAAGTAAAGTCACTCATTGAAATGATTAGACCAGATATATTAGTTATTACTGGTCACGATGCATATAGTAAATCAAAAGGCGATGAGCATGAAATGAAGGCTTATCGTAATTCACGCCATTTTGTGGACACTGTGAAAGAAGCGAGGAAGATTGTACCTTATATGGACCATCTCGTCATTTTTGCTGGTGCTTGCCAATCAAATTTTCAATCGCTACTAAAAGCGGGGGCAAACTTTGCTAGCTCCCCGGATAGAATTAATATACATGCATTAGACCCTGTATACGTCGTTTCAAAGGTTAGTTTAACACCTTTTATGGAAAGAGTTGGGGTATGGGATGTACTTAAAGCCTCCCTAACCGGCAAACAGGGATTGGGTGGAGTAGAAACTAACGGCGCACTTCGAAGAGGAATGCCTAACTATCAAGATGAAGAAGAATAAATGATGAAGAGAGGGGCTGAAAAAGGTTGGATTACCTTTTTCAGCCCCTCAAAGCAATGAAGATTAATGGTGCAATCTTTTGAAAGTCTGCTATGTGGAAGTTTCTC is a window from the Evansella cellulosilytica DSM 2522 genome containing:
- the yabG gene encoding sporulation peptidase YabG; the protein is MSDIKVGHIVGRASYNCDILFRVVNIDGDLVELHGEDMRIVADAPVSDLVAITEKDRKKRAKKLRQKEENCYQLFRQDRKLTRERNEYEITSGYTKRNTYFELPGKVLHLDGDSLYLKKCTQVYDRLGVPVYGVHLEEKEMPLQVKSLIEMIRPDILVITGHDAYSKSKGDEHEMKAYRNSRHFVDTVKEARKIVPYMDHLVIFAGACQSNFQSLLKAGANFASSPDRINIHALDPVYVVSKVSLTPFMERVGVWDVLKASLTGKQGLGGVETNGALRRGMPNYQDEEE